The sequence below is a genomic window from Cicer arietinum cultivar CDC Frontier isolate Library 1 chromosome 6, Cicar.CDCFrontier_v2.0, whole genome shotgun sequence.
ATTGCTTTGCGAGTCTCATTTATATGTCCTCCCCCACCTAAGAGGGTAGGGTGGTTTGTATTTCGTTTCTCTTTGACTTTTAATCATGTCACAGTAGCTAGTGGCCCCAATCCGGGTCATGCTAGTGTGCCGACATCTAGGAATCACAATCCATAGCATTCGGATAAGTTTTAGAGCTTACTATTTTGAATCCTCctcattttcttcaaattatAAACTCTACTTTTTACCTAAGATACCTCATATACTGTGATTTTGTAAACTCATTGTGAATCATGTGTATTTAATTATAGGATGGAAATTTTATGCAAAATAGTTACTAGATTTTCAAACAGGTGGAGTTAGTATTTTggaatttttcaaatttcaagatacttttttatttttgtttaatataaaattctaagattaaaatttgaattatctaATTTTGATGCGACGATCTCTCTAACTTACTGATTGTATGATTGCACTGGCTTATGACTGCACACAAACTAGATACATTGTTGGTGCAATCACAAATCACAAAACATAAGATATTAGAATTGTGACTCAACACAAACTAGATCCATTGTTGGTGCAATCATAAAACTTAAAGATATTAGAATTCTAGTTCACGTGAAATTATGTGATTGATTACATGTAAATGTAagaattgatttaaataataaattagagttgaaaattaatttttggagtCCAGATCagttttactaaaataaaacattcataATATATGCAAGTTAACTTTGCAAATTCAGATTCACTTTTACCTCTTCAACTTGAAACTAAACCGCAGagtttttatataaatgttacACATGTGTTTGTGTTTGGATATGAAATCACATTGACTAAAAGAACTATGTAAGTCATCTTATTTACAAAGAGTTTAATGTCTATTATTTAATTCAATGTAGAACTCTTATTCAAACATAAAACACCAACAATATCACCTCAACTCCTCAAATTTGAATCCCTCTATTTATCTAGATATATTCTTTATtagtaattttcttttatttacaTACAATTACATTGGAGTGCGTTTATCGAtctattatcatattttaatacaattttcaccctaaaaaccaaaaactctaatttataattCGAACTCAGTGCGAGTTTCTACGATAAAAGAGTCGATCACACCAAATTTtcaaacacatgttaaatattgTTACTTAAGTTGAAGGAATTCTATTTCCTAAAACTTCCCAcgtatataaataattataaatagtaATGACAACTTCTAAACACATTCCTACACGAGCTGAAGTGGTCCATGCAAATCTTTTACTTTGTTCAATGCCGATGTAgggatttttttctttcagttaTGGCtaatagtaattattattattattattataagaacAACAACGGAAAGCATGGTAAgaagttgataaaaataaaacaatttaagattttttataaaaatgttaaatgcATTTCAATATATTTGCACACATTAATTGGTCAATTTGCCGTAATTTTACAAAGCTCCATTACTGGGCTTAGCCCTGTTGGTGACACTAAGCATATCTTTGTTTTCATGTTCAATTTGCCATCCATAGGTTGTTCTCCACTTTACCAATTTTTAGCTTCAATAATATTACAGTAGAAAGTGGTTCGCACGCTAGAAAACAATTGCCAACGTGTATACAAACCAACAACCTTaagtatatttcaattttagaggacttcaaaattaattttgaggtAGTAAAGTTAATTTTGGCATATTTAGATGTTATGAATAAAATTAGTTATGTCttaagaattattttaatttaaaattagagtttgtagcttttgagtgaatttaaatatatttaaatacaagtCACTTCATATTTAacttacttttaattaaaattaatttactcaGAATCAATTTTTATACTAAATTAACACACACAATGACGATAAGTCTATTTCTGAAACTAGGGTAGAGTACCCCACCAGGCACAGTCATTTTAAAACTTGAATTCACAAAAGTCACATTTAAAACACATTAGGACCCAAGAATTATGTCCACATCACAAATACAAACAACTAGTATAGTGTATGTTTAGATTCAGGGGCTAAACCTCTGTTTTCTATGAGGTAGTCTTGCCTActctaaataatattattttttgcattATGTAAGTAtagttttatgtttaattactgcaataatttatatttatctaccctaaatacatttattagtaaaaaaaattaagagaaacataaaaaaataaataaaaatgttatatcTATTTGTATGGTTTAGACACTTTTATTCTCTACTTgaacttcaaataaaatattttttaacaataaaaatgtcaagacataatacataaataaatttgatgttaaattttttaaaaatattttaattgttaaaattaaaaaaattaccaatTATCATGGATTGAATTACATATAAATTTGACTCCTAAAAATATCACAATACGTtacttttataaatagttattgttgatttttattttctttattgcaattttaatttacattttctataaaatataaagattactATGAATTTTTTCACTCATcagttaaatttaataatattaattttaaaatataaattttattttttctttatatatttggCTCTCAATAAAATTTGACTAGCTTCACCAATGTGAATTTAATGAAAACAAATTAACCTATTTAGTATGAATTAAACCTGTTTCCATGACTGCATGTATTAACAAAGTGAGTGACGGCGTGATTCAGATCTCTAATtcgataatttttatattttaaaaaataaaaaaaatatttaaaattaagaccATCTTATTAAGATCAAATGATCACATAGTTATTAACCGCATGAATTCTTATAATAAGTGACAATAACAAGAAATTCAAATTCTTATAAATTATAggtataataatatataagaaaCAGTAACGTATTGTTAACATTTAACTCCGTATGAAATAGAGTGGGTGTTGtgctatatatataataaattaaagagCAGAAACGCATGCGTATGAATGTGATGAAGATGATTGTGGCTATTGGTTGTTATGGTAGGATTTGAGTCCTCACATGCATAAAGTACAAAGCTGATAGTGTTTACCAATTGCCTGCAATTATTCAAATgaaagtttttaatttatttctcagTGGGGAAACTTTGTGACTAAAAAGAGCTCTACTATTGTATTGGTCCATGGCTCTTCCGTCTTCAATAAAGAAGAAACGACAATCACAAAACAATACTTTCAATATATGGTGTGGTCCAATATACCGTACACTATACATATTCACTATTCTATTCAATTTCAATTGGAATCAATATCACATACAAATGACCTgccaaaatttgttaaattcagagtttaactaattttttttatttttcacaacaTCTTTTGAAATGCTAcatttattttcatgttttctGCCCACTTTATTACAgaccaacaaaaagaaaaacataattataCGGATTTTTAGATCAACTTATCAGTTTTTTTTACTcataaactaatataaatataattaacgaaaataaatatgtaaaatagATTTGTAAATTAGATTTTTACTAGTTTAcctcatattaaaattaaaaaaaatatagtatatgTATTTAATAATGCAAAAAATTTAACTcgataataaacaaaatattgacatgaacaaaattaaactatcaaagaagaaaaaatattgtgataaaaaaaaaactttatttaaaattgtttgCAAATTCGTCCAAGTTTATTGTGAATCAAGCAAACTAGATTTTATTCTTAAGTGTACAATTGATATCTATAGCTGGTAGGATTCCACGAATTAACTTGCTATATTAACCAACATAAATCTGGAGacaaataatatcaatatacaACCATAATAGTTTGAATCCCAAGATCAAGGATCATCTCAAGAAGTGGTGCAGGTGGTGATTGAGAAGCAATACAATCCTTGTGACAATATCATTCCCAACATATAAACATATCCACAAGAATGTTCCATCACATTCCTGTCTCTATAAGAAAACACTCAGAAAACTTTAAAAAGAAATccctatatatatttagaaataatgCTAGACTAGTTGCATAAACTAACATACCAATTTATTAGAGATTTAGAGAAAATAATAGAGAGATAAACAAATAGGCAAACTGAGTGGATTACAGCTAATTGGGACCCTTTTGCTTAAAGCTGAAGCTGAAACTAAAACATGACAGCTCCAATCCAAATACTGTTGTTTGATAAGAATTACATATGCAGAAAAAACCAGCACCAAATAATACTATGCCCCATATGGAAAACCAAAACACTTACTTATCTGTATGAAACACAAAAACATcccaattaaattaaattaaatagctAATTAATCTATGGACAATAACACATAACACATGTATTTGttatggttttaaattgcagtcTGCAATCGTAATTACAGTCGTAATATATACGACTACAATATTGATTGGCTAAATGTGCAACATAAAAATGTGTAGCGTAACCTCAACCGcaactgcaatttaaaaccatgcATAGCGCATGTCATTGGTGTTACTCGTTTTTCTCTTTAGTATCAAGGTTTGATATCAGAATCATCCCAAGGATCCTTTAAATCAGTTGATACTAATGAATCAATGTCTTCCCAATTCCAATACTTTGAAGTTTCCATTCCAGCAGTTGTAGTTCCTGGTAATGACATCTCCCATGGCTTTGTGCTTGGAACTATACTGTTGATGGTTGGTTCTTCCATTGTTTTAAACTCCTCACCATAGTAATAAACATTGGAAGAAGGACAAGTGGTAGTGTCAAAAGAACTTGATGTTGAAAAAGggaagagtaagctttgatttTGAGGAAGAATAGGATAAGTTGAACAACTAGTACTAGTAAAAATTCCATTACCAATACCAAAATCTTTGCTTTCTAATAAGTCTCTAGTATTCATCAAACTCTGTTGTAGAAACAAAGATGGTGGATGAATAAGAGCTTGATAGAGAGATGAAggaatattattacttttttgatCACTAATTCCAAGAGGGGTTTGAATAGTCATGTTGCTATTCAAACCATTACCATTCATATTTGAAATTGAGGGGGTGCAAATAGCATTAGTTGCTGTTGTTGTGGTTTTGGTGGTGGAAGAAGTAATTGGTGTGTTTGATTTTTTGacccttttattttttctgCCACCACCAACAGGAACATTGCGTAAAGTTCCACCTTTAGTCCAGTGTCTTTTACAAGCTCTGCAGAAATGGCGAGGCTGAGACTTGTTGTAGTTGTTGTAGTAACAAAATTTGGTGTTTGTTGATTCACATCTTGGACACTTCAAAACCTGTTctgtttgttgttgttgttgttgttgttgatgatgttTTCTCATCATGTGATGAGGTTTTGGTAGCTCTAAGTCTTGAGATTCCAATAAGTTCTGTTTCCAATTATCAAGTCCACTGCTAGAAACCTGTTTAGAACTCAAACCCATATATATAATTCAACTCTTCAAAAACACTAATTAATCAGATCAAACTGTGATAAGAAGGAGAAGAGGATGAGATTGAAAAGGGTATGCAATTTGgagtgatattttttaaatgggCAAAGAAAGTGAGAAGAAGTGAGCATGAGCATGTCTTTTATCTATAAGATGTCTATTTCTGATATTGCCTATTTATGATCTTATCTATctgttaaaataaaaggacaaaTAATTGTAAGCAAAAATTAATTGAGGTTGTGTGTGGTGAAAGGTTTTGATTATTGTTTGTGGGGGTGTAATGTAATGTATAGCTGACGGCGCAATCCTATAAAATTTATTGCATACTATGGTTCTAACAACCTAGGAGTTCTTTCTTCTACCACAAGTATATtctagaaattataaaataaattaaataacttaattttagtttgaatttaactataaaaatatagcagtgttaaattttttaaggaaAAGTTTTGTCGTTGATTGTGGTTTAATTggactcaaaaataaaaaataaaaaagaaagagagagaaactTAACCCCTAAGGTGAAGGTGAGTGGTTGACACATGGAAGGTTGAAGACCAGTGATAGTGGTGTATATGTTTGGGTTGTAAAATGGACGTAGATGTTGCATGATGCTATTTTGTGGTATGCTATTATAATTTGATTAGAAGGGGCCACCAATAGAAATACAAAGTTGACAAGGAAATTAGAGAGAAGGTATTTAGGCAAGTACATTATGGTTCATATTGgctaattttgtttttctaaatggATTGTCGACATTAGGTTAGTTAGGGGTAAGGGAGAGGGGGTGGTAATTGTGGGGCCAATGATTTTTAGCAACAAGGTTAAAAACACTTGCTAGGCACATCATCACAAGTGGATCATTTCTAATTGCcgaa
It includes:
- the LOC101490311 gene encoding uncharacterized protein, translating into MGLSSKQVSSSGLDNWKQNLLESQDLELPKPHHMMRKHHQQQQQQQQTEQVLKCPRCESTNTKFCYYNNYNKSQPRHFCRACKRHWTKGGTLRNVPVGGGRKNKRVKKSNTPITSSTTKTTTTATNAICTPSISNMNGNGLNSNMTIQTPLGISDQKSNNIPSSLYQALIHPPSLFLQQSLMNTRDLLESKDFGIGNGIFTSTSCSTYPILPQNQSLLFPFSTSSSFDTTTCPSSNVYYYGEEFKTMEEPTINSIVPSTKPWEMSLPGTTTAGMETSKYWNWEDIDSLVSTDLKDPWDDSDIKP